In the genome of Magnolia sinica isolate HGM2019 chromosome 2, MsV1, whole genome shotgun sequence, one region contains:
- the LOC131237333 gene encoding putative pectate lyase 14, with product MCRHGYFHVVNNDYTHWEMYANGGSANPTMNSQGNRYLAPTNHFAKEALVVKLREGTGPNANTGVVTGVLATVGKLARVGGFGMKQYLNYAGNC from the exons AT GTGCAGGCATGGGTATTTCCATGTGGTGAACAATGACTACACTCACTGGGAGATGTATGCGAATGGCGGAAGTGCAAATCCCACCATGAACAGCCAAGGCAACAGATATCTTGCCCCGACGAATCACTTTGCCAAGGAG GCACTTGTGGTGAAGCTAAGGGAAGGCACCGGGCCAAATGCTAATACTGGTGTTGTCACTGGAGTTCTTGCAACTGTTGGGAAGCTTGCTAGGGTG GGAGGTTTTGGAATGAAGCAATATCTTAACTATGCTGGTAATTGTTGA